Proteins encoded together in one Halomarina salina window:
- a CDS encoding translation initiation factor IF-2 subunit alpha, producing MKFSGWPEPGELVVGKVDEIEDFGVFVDLEEYQDRRGLVHVSEVASGWIKNVRDHVSVDETVVCKVLEVNESSQQIDLSIKDVNDHQRSDKIQEWKNERKADKWMSLAFGEEMDDERYGSVANELYGEFGGLYDGFEQAAIHGAEALESTDLSEDDVSAIVETARENVSVPYVNVTGYLQLRSANPEGVDDVRAALEAAEGNGEVPDEIELEVTYIGAPEYRVKVQAPNYKTAEDALEASVERARISIADHGGSAEFHRERQTEDE from the coding sequence ATGAAATTCAGTGGATGGCCGGAACCGGGCGAACTGGTCGTCGGCAAGGTCGACGAGATAGAGGACTTCGGCGTGTTCGTCGACCTGGAGGAGTACCAGGACCGACGCGGCCTCGTCCACGTCAGCGAGGTCGCCAGCGGGTGGATCAAGAACGTTCGCGACCACGTCTCGGTCGACGAGACGGTCGTCTGCAAGGTGCTCGAGGTCAACGAGTCGAGCCAGCAGATCGACCTCTCCATCAAGGACGTCAACGACCACCAGCGCTCGGACAAGATTCAGGAGTGGAAGAACGAGCGCAAGGCGGACAAGTGGATGAGTCTCGCGTTCGGCGAGGAGATGGACGACGAGCGGTACGGCTCCGTCGCCAACGAACTGTACGGCGAGTTCGGCGGGCTGTACGACGGGTTCGAGCAGGCCGCCATCCACGGCGCGGAGGCGCTCGAATCGACGGACCTCTCCGAAGACGACGTGTCGGCCATCGTCGAGACCGCACGCGAGAACGTCTCCGTCCCGTACGTCAACGTCACCGGCTACCTCCAGTTGCGCTCGGCGAACCCGGAGGGTGTCGACGACGTCCGCGCCGCGCTGGAGGCCGCCGAGGGCAACGGCGAGGTACCCGACGAGATAGAACTGGAGGTGACGTACATCGGCGCGCCCGAGTACCGCGTCAAAGTGCAGGCACCGAACTACAAGACCGCCGAGGACGCGCTGGAGGCGAGCGTCGAGCGCGCTCGCATCTCCATCGCCGACCACGGCGGCAGCGCCGAGTTCCACCGCGAGCGGCAGACCGAAGACGAGTAG
- a CDS encoding DICT sensory domain-containing protein, translating into MSLSELISGVEAHEMTLTVFNSESDAADTLREHFADRNLVVTEGNSLEGPQDYVVLSKGDEFLTAANLDEVLDPSLDTEPHFEAEGRKAILDHLDETMFTSYDARQMVSASREIEDRAWRVGAGQLHAGFQNVSIIESQLDVYEQLATRPNLDVHAYGYPDDAVPDHEGFTVHVERTDEIANSWFVVYDGAGVDSNKCALLAEEREPRQFYGFWTYGPDTVDWIIDHLTSTYGMVEPDDSVER; encoded by the coding sequence ATGTCCCTCAGTGAACTGATCTCCGGTGTCGAAGCCCACGAGATGACGCTGACGGTGTTCAACTCGGAGAGCGACGCCGCCGACACGCTCCGCGAGCACTTCGCGGACCGGAACCTCGTCGTGACGGAGGGGAACTCACTGGAGGGACCACAGGACTACGTCGTGCTGAGCAAGGGCGACGAGTTCCTCACGGCGGCGAATCTGGACGAGGTCCTCGACCCGTCGCTCGACACCGAACCGCACTTCGAGGCGGAGGGACGGAAGGCCATCCTCGACCACCTCGACGAGACCATGTTCACCTCCTACGACGCCCGGCAGATGGTGTCGGCCTCGCGGGAGATAGAGGACCGTGCGTGGCGCGTCGGCGCGGGCCAGCTGCACGCCGGGTTCCAGAACGTCTCCATCATCGAGTCACAGCTCGACGTCTACGAGCAACTGGCGACCAGACCGAACCTGGACGTGCACGCCTACGGCTATCCGGACGACGCCGTTCCCGACCACGAGGGGTTCACCGTCCACGTCGAGCGGACCGACGAGATCGCCAACTCCTGGTTCGTCGTCTACGACGGCGCTGGCGTCGACTCCAACAAGTGTGCACTCCTCGCCGAGGAGCGAGAGCCGCGGCAGTTCTACGGGTTCTGGACGTACGGTCCCGACACCGTCGACTGGATAATCGACCACCTCACGTCGACGTACGGGATGGTCGAACCCGACGACAGCGTCGAGCGGTAG
- a CDS encoding thiamine pyrophosphate-dependent enzyme: MSAFSAIGEERDVDQNEYTPGIEPQATWCPGCGDFGVLKALKGAMADLGKDPEEILLVTGIGCSGKLSSYFESYGYHSIHGRSLPVARAAKLANPELEVVAAGGDGDGYGIGGNHFMHTARENHDMTYIVFNNEIFGLTKGQTSPTSPKGHESKTQPHGSAKDPIRPLSLALTSGASFVARTAAVNPNQAKEIIKEAIDHDGFSHIDFLTQCPTWNKDARQYVPYTDIQQSEDHDFDITDRREASEAMYEAESALYEGEVLTGRFYKEGNRHSYGQEKRELGEMPETPLAERYFDDDYEWERSYDLLARHK; encoded by the coding sequence ATGAGCGCATTCTCAGCAATCGGCGAGGAACGAGACGTCGACCAGAACGAGTACACCCCCGGCATCGAACCGCAGGCGACGTGGTGCCCGGGCTGTGGCGACTTCGGCGTCCTGAAGGCGCTGAAGGGCGCGATGGCCGACCTCGGCAAGGACCCCGAGGAGATTCTGCTGGTGACCGGCATCGGCTGCTCGGGGAAGCTGTCGAGCTACTTCGAGTCCTACGGCTACCACTCCATCCACGGTCGTTCGCTGCCCGTCGCCCGGGCGGCGAAACTCGCGAACCCCGAACTCGAAGTCGTCGCCGCGGGCGGCGACGGTGACGGGTACGGCATCGGCGGGAACCACTTCATGCACACCGCCCGCGAGAACCACGACATGACGTACATCGTGTTCAACAACGAGATCTTCGGCCTCACGAAGGGACAGACGTCCCCGACGAGTCCGAAGGGTCACGAGTCCAAGACCCAGCCCCACGGCTCGGCGAAGGACCCGATTCGGCCGCTCTCGCTGGCGCTCACCTCGGGCGCGTCGTTCGTCGCCCGCACCGCCGCGGTGAACCCGAACCAGGCCAAGGAGATCATCAAGGAGGCCATCGACCACGACGGCTTCTCGCACATCGACTTCCTGACGCAGTGCCCGACGTGGAACAAGGACGCGCGCCAGTACGTCCCGTACACGGACATCCAGCAGTCCGAGGACCACGACTTCGACATCACCGACCGCCGCGAGGCGAGCGAGGCGATGTACGAGGCCGAATCCGCCCTCTACGAGGGGGAGGTGCTGACGGGTCGGTTCTACAAGGAGGGGAACCGCCACTCGTACGGTCAGGAGAAGCGCGAGCTCGGCGAGATGCCCGAGACGCCGCTGGCGGAGCGGTACTTCGACGACGACTACGAGTGGGAGCGGTCGTACGACCTGCTCGCCCGGCACAAGTAA
- a CDS encoding metallophosphoesterase gives MTLAPPAFADRAVALDGTLVLADLHLGKDARSNVEFALGERGDLVSRLETLVDRFAPDEVVFAGDVLHSFSSVPDDVPASLDALHRVVVEAGAELVVTPGNHDTMLDAVWNGPAPDEHRLDDGTVVCHGHAAPTLDAPRYVVGHDHPKITIEGDDWPCYLLGEGVYDGADVLVLPAFTRLASGVAVNGRYGHGTLERSPLVADVDSFRPVVRDEGGDETRTFPPLGEFRRLL, from the coding sequence GTGACGCTCGCGCCCCCCGCGTTCGCCGACCGCGCCGTCGCACTCGACGGGACGCTGGTCCTCGCGGACCTCCACCTCGGCAAGGACGCGCGAAGCAACGTCGAGTTCGCACTCGGCGAACGCGGGGACCTCGTCTCTCGACTGGAGACGCTCGTCGACCGGTTCGCGCCCGACGAGGTCGTGTTCGCGGGCGACGTCCTCCACTCGTTCTCGTCGGTCCCCGACGACGTCCCCGCCAGTCTCGACGCCCTCCACCGGGTCGTCGTCGAGGCGGGAGCAGAACTCGTCGTCACGCCGGGGAACCACGACACGATGCTCGACGCGGTGTGGAACGGCCCGGCCCCCGACGAGCATCGCCTCGACGACGGGACGGTCGTCTGCCACGGTCACGCGGCCCCCACTCTCGACGCGCCGCGGTACGTCGTCGGCCACGACCACCCGAAGATAACCATCGAGGGCGACGACTGGCCCTGCTACCTCCTCGGCGAGGGGGTGTACGACGGTGCGGACGTCCTCGTCCTCCCGGCGTTCACGCGACTCGCCAGCGGCGTCGCCGTCAACGGCCGCTACGGTCACGGCACGCTCGAACGCTCGCCGCTGGTGGCCGACGTCGACTCGTTCCGGCCGGTCGTCCGCGACGAGGGCGGCGACGAGACGCGGACGTTCCCGCCCCTCGGCGAGTTTCGGCGGTTGCTGTAG
- a CDS encoding DUF4112 domain-containing protein, which translates to MALVDEQETLERCRTVAAALDEAVPVPGTDQRVGLDSILGLLPVAGDAVAAAASSYIVLEAARLGAPKSTLLRMGFNIAVDFGVGSIPILGDLFDAVFKANRKNVELLERFLDDATVEAAEESLFGGETEGEDASGESVESEDTSASDDEDDETSIEIQD; encoded by the coding sequence ATGGCACTCGTAGACGAGCAGGAGACGCTCGAACGCTGCCGGACCGTCGCGGCCGCACTCGACGAAGCGGTTCCCGTTCCGGGGACCGACCAGCGCGTCGGCCTCGACTCGATACTCGGCCTGCTCCCCGTGGCCGGTGACGCCGTCGCCGCCGCCGCGTCGTCGTACATCGTCCTGGAGGCCGCCCGCCTGGGCGCGCCGAAGTCGACGCTCCTCCGGATGGGGTTCAACATCGCGGTCGACTTCGGCGTCGGGTCGATTCCCATCCTGGGCGACCTGTTCGACGCGGTGTTCAAGGCCAACCGGAAGAACGTCGAACTGCTGGAGCGGTTCCTCGACGACGCCACCGTCGAGGCGGCCGAGGAGTCCCTGTTCGGCGGCGAGACGGAGGGCGAGGACGCGAGCGGCGAGTCCGTCGAGAGCGAGGACACCTCGGCGTCCGACGACGAGGACGACGAGACGAGCATCGAGATTCAGGACTGA
- a CDS encoding SRPBCC family protein: MPTYRRRTRVRAPFEEVWEFHSGTDGLEALTPAFMHLSVDTVLGPDDERDPDVLEAGSRAYMSLRPFGVGPRQRWVSVITEREVGDGAAYFRDEMHEGPFPSWEHTHSFYADGDETVVEDSVEYELPVVGSVGPLGDLGFEPMFRYRHRKTRELLEK; encoded by the coding sequence GTGCCTACCTACCGCCGCAGGACCCGCGTCCGCGCACCGTTCGAGGAGGTCTGGGAGTTCCACTCCGGCACCGACGGGCTGGAGGCGCTGACGCCCGCGTTCATGCACCTCAGCGTCGACACCGTCCTCGGACCGGACGACGAGCGCGACCCCGACGTGCTGGAGGCGGGGAGCCGCGCCTACATGTCGCTCCGGCCGTTCGGCGTCGGTCCGCGCCAGCGCTGGGTGTCGGTCATCACCGAGCGCGAAGTGGGCGACGGCGCGGCGTACTTCCGCGACGAGATGCACGAGGGACCGTTCCCCTCCTGGGAGCACACCCACTCGTTCTACGCGGACGGCGACGAGACCGTCGTCGAGGATTCGGTGGAGTACGAACTGCCGGTCGTCGGGTCGGTCGGTCCGCTCGGCGACCTCGGGTTCGAACCGATGTTCCGCTACCGACACCGGAAGACGCGGGAGCTGCTGGAGAAGTAG
- a CDS encoding proteasome assembly chaperone family protein: MDEFDIERLDEVSLESPVLVEGLPGVGHVGKLAAEHILEEFDATLVTRLYSEHFPPQVTVEDGRSQLASLEFHAVPETNMLVLTGDHQAQDTVGHYRLTDTILDVAEEHGVERAFALGGVPTGELIDEYDVIAAASDDDLLDELDPHVEFREDEPAGGIVGVSGLLLGLGERRDLPAACLMGETSGYLVDPKSARAVLEVLQTIIDFDVGYDSLEERAEEMEEVVKKIQEMEEGQAPSDDDLRYIG, encoded by the coding sequence ATGGACGAATTCGACATCGAGCGACTCGACGAGGTCTCCCTGGAGTCGCCCGTGCTCGTCGAGGGGTTGCCGGGCGTCGGTCACGTCGGCAAACTCGCCGCCGAACACATCCTCGAGGAGTTCGACGCGACGCTCGTCACCCGTCTCTACTCCGAACACTTCCCGCCGCAGGTGACCGTCGAGGACGGGCGGTCACAGCTCGCCAGCCTGGAGTTCCACGCGGTCCCCGAGACGAACATGCTCGTCCTCACGGGCGACCACCAGGCGCAGGACACCGTCGGCCACTACCGCCTCACCGACACCATCCTCGACGTCGCCGAGGAGCACGGCGTCGAACGCGCGTTCGCGCTCGGCGGCGTCCCGACCGGCGAACTCATCGACGAGTACGACGTCATCGCGGCCGCCTCCGACGACGACCTGCTCGACGAACTCGACCCGCACGTCGAGTTCCGCGAGGACGAACCCGCGGGCGGCATCGTCGGCGTCTCCGGCCTCCTGCTTGGCCTCGGCGAGCGCCGCGACCTGCCCGCCGCCTGCCTGATGGGCGAGACCTCTGGCTACCTCGTCGACCCGAAGAGCGCTCGGGCCGTGCTGGAGGTGCTCCAGACCATCATCGACTTCGACGTGGGCTACGACTCGCTCGAAGAGCGCGCCGAGGAGATGGAGGAGGTCGTCAAGAAGATACAGGAGATGGAGGAGGGGCAGGCACCCAGCGACGACGACCTGCGGTACATCGGCTGA
- the lrpA1 gene encoding HTH-type transcriptional regulator LrpA1 → MSTDSTEDRILSVLEEDAQASYADIATRAGVSKPTVRKYIDKLESEGVIVGYSADIDPKKLTSKSIAMVGIDVASERYVEATRDLRELDEVESLYSSSGDHMLMAEVRGTDGNAVGDVISERILTIDGVTAAHPSFLQERLK, encoded by the coding sequence ATGAGCACGGACTCCACCGAGGACCGCATCCTCTCCGTCCTGGAGGAGGACGCGCAGGCCTCCTACGCCGATATCGCCACTCGGGCCGGGGTGTCGAAACCGACGGTGCGGAAGTACATCGACAAACTGGAGTCGGAGGGCGTCATCGTCGGCTACTCCGCGGACATCGACCCGAAGAAACTCACGAGCAAGTCCATCGCGATGGTCGGCATCGACGTCGCCAGCGAGCGGTACGTCGAGGCGACTCGCGACCTGCGAGAACTCGACGAGGTGGAGTCGCTCTACTCCTCTTCCGGCGACCACATGCTGATGGCCGAGGTGCGGGGCACCGACGGGAACGCCGTCGGCGACGTCATCTCCGAACGCATCCTCACCATCGACGGCGTCACCGCCGCCCACCCCTCCTTCCTGCAAGAGCGCCTGAAGTAA
- a CDS encoding 2-oxoacid:acceptor oxidoreductase subunit alpha has translation MTENELVWRIAGGSGDGIDSTSQNFAKALMRSGLDVFTHRHYPSRIRGGHTYVEIRAAPDEVTSRGDGYNCLLALGDSFARNPKDEAYYGNEEVKPLTENLDELREGGVIVYDEGLLDDEDVADLDERAEEEGWHVYPVDLRGLAREHGREVMRNTAGVGVTCALIGMELDPIEELMDERMGGEILEQNIDILNMAYEQTQEKEFTHDLQVPTGSHDEDQVLVSGSTCIAYGALDEGCRFIAGYPMTPWTDVFTIMTQNLPDVGGISEQVEDEIAAAALAMGASHAGAKAMSGSSGGGFALMSEPLGLAEMNETPIVLVESMRAGPSTGMPTKPEQADLEHVLYTSQGDSNRVVFAPGTPSEAYDQTRKAFEIAYDYQIPSIVIYDQKLSGELVNVDESFFDREPNPSLGATLTEDEIEEAAHHASGKFQRFQHDPENGVSPRTIPGQKGGRFLASGNEHTPEGHISEDPANRVAQMDRRERKLNAIRADLDGRDQSNQTAHGDEDATYGILTWGSSQGTVEEAVDRLNDDGHSVKSLGVSDMMPYPEDEVEAFLESVDECLVVEMNASAQFRGLTQKELGRYGEKMSSLLKYNGNPFEPHEIVEGFEASINGGDLPGETTKYVPAAGD, from the coding sequence ATGACTGAAAACGAACTGGTCTGGCGAATCGCCGGTGGCTCCGGTGACGGAATCGATTCGACCAGCCAGAACTTCGCCAAGGCGCTGATGCGTTCGGGTCTCGACGTGTTCACGCATCGTCACTATCCGTCGCGAATCCGCGGCGGTCACACCTACGTCGAGATTCGGGCCGCGCCCGACGAGGTAACGTCCCGAGGGGACGGGTACAACTGTCTCCTGGCACTGGGGGACTCGTTCGCGCGCAACCCCAAGGACGAAGCCTACTACGGCAACGAGGAGGTGAAACCGCTGACGGAGAACCTCGACGAACTCCGCGAGGGCGGCGTCATCGTCTACGACGAGGGACTCCTCGACGACGAGGACGTCGCGGACCTCGACGAGCGAGCGGAGGAGGAGGGGTGGCACGTCTACCCCGTCGACCTCCGCGGTCTCGCACGCGAACACGGGCGCGAGGTCATGCGCAACACGGCCGGTGTGGGCGTCACCTGCGCGCTCATCGGCATGGAACTCGACCCCATCGAGGAACTGATGGACGAGCGCATGGGTGGTGAGATCCTCGAACAGAACATCGACATCCTCAACATGGCGTACGAGCAGACCCAGGAGAAGGAGTTCACCCACGACCTCCAGGTTCCGACGGGGAGCCACGACGAAGACCAGGTGCTCGTCTCCGGGTCGACCTGCATCGCCTACGGTGCGCTCGACGAGGGCTGTCGGTTCATCGCGGGCTACCCGATGACGCCGTGGACGGACGTCTTCACCATCATGACCCAGAACCTGCCGGACGTGGGCGGTATCTCCGAGCAGGTCGAGGACGAGATAGCGGCCGCGGCGCTGGCGATGGGGGCGTCCCACGCCGGCGCGAAGGCGATGTCCGGGTCGTCCGGCGGCGGGTTCGCGCTGATGTCCGAACCGCTCGGCCTCGCCGAGATGAACGAGACGCCCATCGTGCTCGTCGAGTCGATGCGCGCCGGGCCGTCGACCGGGATGCCGACGAAACCCGAGCAGGCCGACCTCGAACACGTCCTGTACACGAGCCAGGGCGACTCCAACCGTGTGGTCTTCGCACCCGGCACGCCGTCGGAGGCGTACGACCAGACGCGCAAGGCGTTCGAGATCGCGTACGACTACCAGATCCCGAGCATCGTCATCTACGACCAGAAGCTCTCGGGCGAACTCGTCAACGTCGACGAGTCGTTCTTCGACCGCGAGCCGAACCCGTCGCTGGGCGCGACGCTCACCGAAGACGAGATCGAGGAGGCCGCCCACCACGCCTCCGGGAAGTTCCAGCGGTTCCAGCACGACCCCGAGAACGGCGTCAGCCCCCGGACGATTCCGGGTCAGAAGGGCGGGCGCTTCCTCGCGTCGGGCAACGAGCACACGCCCGAGGGACACATCAGCGAGGACCCCGCGAACCGCGTCGCGCAGATGGACCGCCGCGAGCGGAAACTGAACGCGATTCGCGCGGACCTCGACGGTCGCGACCAGTCGAACCAGACCGCCCACGGCGACGAGGACGCCACGTACGGCATCCTCACGTGGGGCAGTTCGCAGGGCACCGTCGAGGAGGCGGTCGACCGCCTGAACGACGACGGCCACAGCGTGAAGTCGCTGGGCGTCTCCGACATGATGCCCTACCCCGAGGACGAGGTCGAGGCGTTCCTCGAATCGGTCGACGAGTGTCTCGTGGTCGAGATGAACGCGTCAGCACAGTTCCGCGGGCTCACACAGAAGGAACTCGGCCGGTACGGCGAGAAGATGTCGAGCCTGCTGAAGTACAACGGCAACCCGTTCGAACCCCACGAGATCGTCGAGGGGTTCGAGGCGAGCATCAACGGCGGGGACCTGCCTGGTGAGACTACCAAGTACGTCCCCGCGGCAGGTGACTAA
- a CDS encoding RAD55 family ATPase produces the protein MPEETPIGAKRASRSIGRIPFGSPTLDGRFKGIPAGSSVLLVGAPDAGTDAYAHTHAASLMTARYYPGLYDGRILYPDILPDEVHYVTLDRSRNHLLHQMDAVLGARRFNTLTEHLHVKDFSDRFLDLAPIPTTLRQAGRKEERSGDRDGSDTFDEFLADISDYLVSVGDGNMIVFDSLTALHGATAYDLSMADVRGFLSGLRSAAESWDGLVSMLHHARPDTVRADEIVNTALHGCLYFYTNDSGTNAQKTMRIGEFGGALSGRRQVVYDTKVTDTGFSISSNRRV, from the coding sequence ATGCCAGAAGAGACACCTATCGGAGCGAAACGCGCGAGTCGGAGCATCGGCCGCATCCCGTTCGGGTCGCCGACGCTCGACGGTCGGTTCAAGGGGATTCCGGCGGGGAGCAGCGTGTTGCTCGTGGGTGCGCCCGACGCCGGTACGGACGCGTACGCGCACACCCACGCCGCCTCGCTGATGACCGCGCGGTACTACCCCGGCCTGTACGACGGCCGCATCCTCTACCCCGACATCCTCCCGGACGAAGTTCACTACGTCACCCTCGACCGGAGCCGCAACCACTTACTCCACCAGATGGACGCCGTGCTGGGGGCGCGTCGGTTCAACACGTTGACCGAGCACCTGCACGTGAAGGACTTCTCGGACCGGTTCCTCGACCTCGCGCCGATTCCGACCACGCTCCGGCAGGCGGGGCGGAAGGAGGAGCGCTCCGGCGACCGGGACGGGTCGGACACGTTCGACGAGTTCCTCGCCGACATCAGTGACTACCTCGTCTCGGTCGGTGACGGGAACATGATCGTCTTCGACTCGCTGACGGCGCTTCACGGTGCGACGGCGTACGACCTCTCGATGGCGGACGTCCGGGGGTTCCTCTCGGGACTCCGCAGCGCGGCCGAGTCGTGGGACGGACTCGTCTCGATGCTCCACCACGCGCGACCCGACACGGTTCGGGCGGACGAGATCGTCAACACCGCGCTCCACGGCTGTCTCTACTTCTACACGAACGACAGCGGGACGAACGCTCAGAAGACGATGCGTATCGGCGAGTTCGGTGGCGCGCTCAGCGGTCGCAGACAGGTCGTCTACGACACCAAGGTCACCGACACCGGGTTCAGCATCAGCAGCAACCGTCGGGTGTAG
- a CDS encoding RNA-protein complex protein Nop10 produces MKSDIHVCADWRERHDRPVYTLGDTCPDCGAEAVNSAPAPYDPTDRYGEYRRALKRRERD; encoded by the coding sequence ATGAAATCCGACATCCACGTCTGTGCCGACTGGCGCGAGCGCCACGACCGACCCGTCTACACGCTCGGCGACACCTGTCCCGACTGCGGCGCGGAGGCGGTCAACAGCGCACCGGCCCCGTACGACCCCACGGACCGCTACGGGGAGTACCGACGCGCACTTAAGCGGCGCGAGCGCGACTGA
- a CDS encoding N-acyl homoserine lactonase family protein yields MPDIDLTLLDRGRVHADMNFVVDGYAVATASDRDPEHDYAEFVVWNMVVDTPEMTILWDTGSHPEAGDGYWPTPLYEAFAHVDAAEHTLEGDLDDAGYSLSDIDAVVMSHLHLDHAGGLKEFAGTGTPIYVHREELPFAYYSAKTEEGSIAYFAPDFDHDLNWQVVHGDRSTLVPGVELLHLPGHTPGLMGALIRRDAGNVLVVGDEAYVDANYEDGQSMGAGLLWSNRDWRSSLSYARDLERRHDATVVLGHDLDRFNRVREEI; encoded by the coding sequence ATGCCCGACATCGACCTGACGCTGCTCGACCGGGGCCGAGTCCACGCCGACATGAACTTCGTCGTCGACGGCTACGCGGTCGCCACCGCGAGCGACCGCGACCCGGAGCACGACTACGCGGAGTTCGTCGTCTGGAACATGGTCGTCGACACGCCCGAGATGACAATCCTCTGGGACACGGGCTCGCACCCCGAGGCGGGTGACGGCTACTGGCCGACGCCACTGTACGAGGCGTTCGCGCACGTCGACGCGGCCGAACACACCCTGGAGGGCGACCTCGACGACGCCGGCTACTCGCTGTCGGATATCGACGCCGTCGTGATGAGCCACCTCCACCTCGACCACGCGGGCGGGCTGAAGGAGTTCGCGGGGACTGGGACGCCGATCTACGTCCACCGCGAGGAGTTGCCGTTCGCGTACTACTCCGCGAAGACCGAGGAGGGCTCCATCGCGTACTTCGCGCCGGATTTCGACCACGACCTGAACTGGCAGGTCGTCCACGGCGACCGCTCGACGCTCGTTCCCGGCGTCGAACTGCTCCATCTGCCTGGACACACGCCGGGACTCATGGGGGCGCTGATTCGACGCGACGCGGGGAACGTCCTCGTGGTCGGTGACGAGGCCTACGTCGACGCGAACTACGAGGACGGCCAGTCGATGGGTGCGGGTCTGCTCTGGTCGAACCGGGACTGGCGCTCGTCGCTCTCGTACGCCCGCGACCTGGAACGACGACACGACGCCACGGTGGTTCTCGGCCACGACCTGGATCGATTCAACCGAGTTCGAGAAGAAATATAA
- a CDS encoding J domain-containing protein has protein sequence MNTVLVVLPNWLVLGVLIGVGLSAIVAGTFVLGRHLYPDPPIRSGVGEDTESRRRTEIREYLSRIDEPFAESHFVEGHTVDFFLPKRDVAITFDARAFLDIDEARTGRTYPILVEHELPGRGLAGRLPFETPTVDFEDDVDEQATEGPFTEPNPAAFARLGLSANASEEQVRRAYRQRVKTAHPDQGGDPEAFRQLQEAYASAREQTA, from the coding sequence GTGAACACGGTGCTGGTGGTGTTGCCGAACTGGCTGGTCCTCGGCGTCCTCATCGGTGTCGGACTGAGCGCCATCGTTGCCGGGACGTTCGTCCTCGGGAGACACCTCTATCCCGACCCACCGATACGGTCGGGCGTGGGCGAGGACACCGAGTCGCGTCGCCGCACCGAGATTCGTGAGTACCTCTCGCGCATCGACGAACCGTTCGCCGAGAGCCACTTCGTCGAGGGCCACACCGTCGACTTCTTCCTGCCGAAACGCGACGTCGCCATCACGTTCGACGCCAGAGCGTTCCTCGACATCGACGAGGCCCGCACCGGGCGGACGTACCCCATCCTCGTCGAACACGAACTGCCAGGTCGTGGACTGGCGGGTCGACTCCCGTTCGAGACGCCCACGGTGGACTTCGAGGACGACGTGGACGAACAGGCGACCGAGGGACCGTTCACCGAACCGAACCCCGCGGCGTTCGCCCGACTCGGTCTGTCGGCGAACGCCAGCGAGGAGCAGGTCCGGCGGGCGTACCGACAGCGGGTGAAGACGGCGCATCCGGACCAGGGCGGCGACCCCGAGGCGTTCAGACAGTTACAGGAGGCGTACGCCTCGGCCCGCGAACAGACCGCGTGA
- a CDS encoding HalOD1 output domain-containing protein produces MQSKTESLAHRGHRYEPVEGERCSVAVVNAVAEAIDSDPLELPQVLGDVIDADALDALVEVRRADSTVRLAVSFEFCGCTVEVAPDGVVLVRADSVE; encoded by the coding sequence ATGCAATCGAAAACCGAGTCGCTGGCCCATCGGGGTCACCGCTACGAACCAGTCGAGGGGGAGCGCTGTAGCGTCGCCGTCGTAAACGCAGTGGCCGAGGCCATCGACAGCGACCCGCTGGAACTCCCCCAGGTGTTGGGAGACGTAATCGACGCCGACGCACTCGACGCTCTCGTCGAGGTCCGGCGGGCAGATTCGACCGTCCGACTCGCAGTCTCGTTCGAGTTCTGTGGCTGTACCGTCGAGGTCGCGCCCGACGGCGTGGTGCTCGTCAGAGCCGACTCGGTGGAGTGA